Proteins found in one Oryza glaberrima chromosome 4, OglaRS2, whole genome shotgun sequence genomic segment:
- the LOC127770356 gene encoding cell division protein FtsZ homolog 1, chloroplastic, producing MASAACSSSASALVRLTGPIHLCSAPPRGCARRRHASVRCSFAPVETARIKVVGVGGGGNNAVNRMIGSGLQGIEFYAINTDSQALLNSQAQYPLQIGEQLTRGLGTGGNPNLGEQAAEESKEAIANALKDSDLVFITAGMGGGTGSGAAPVVAQISKEAGYLTVGVVTYPFSFEGRKRSLQALEALEKLERSVDTLIVIPNDRLLDVVDENTPLQDAFLLADDVLRQGVQGISDIITIPGLVNVDFADVKAVMKNSGTAMLGVGVSSSKNRAQEAAEQATLAPLIGSSIEAATGVVYNITGGKDITLQEVNKVSQIVTSLADPSANIIFGAVVDDRYTGEIHVTIIATGFPQSFQKSLLADPKGARIMEAKEKAANLTHKAVAAATVQPAPAATWSRRLFS from the exons atggcgtcggcggcgtgctCCTCGTCGGCTTCCGCCCTCGTCCGCCTCACCGGCCCGATCCATCTGTGCAGCGCCCCGCCCCGTgggtgcgcgcggcggcgccacgcttCCGTGCGGTGCTCGTTCGCGCCGGTGGAGACGGCGAGGATAAAGGTcgtgggcgtcggcggcggcgggaacaaCGCTGTCAACCGCATGATCGGCAGCGGCCTCCAG GGCATCGAATTTTATGCCATAAACACAGATTCCCAGGCGCTTTTGAATTCGCAAGCGCAATACCCGCTACAAATTGGAGAGCAGTTAACTCGTGGACTAG GTACTGGTGGAAATCCTAATTTGGGAGAGCAAGCTGCTGAGGAATCAAAAGAAGCCATAGCCAATGCCCTGAAGGATTCTGACCTTGTCTTCATAACAGCTGGAATGGGAGGGGGTACTGGATCTGGTGCTGCTCCAGTTGTTGCTCAGATATCAAAGGAAGCCGGTTATCTCACCGTTGGAGTTGTTACCTATCCATTCAGTTTTGAAGGACGCAAGCGCTCTCTTCAG GCGTTGGAAGCATTAGAGAAGCTGGAAAGGAGTGTAGACACACTTATTGTTATTCCAAATGATCGATTATTAGATGTTGTTGATGAAAACACGCCCTTGCAAGATGCGTTTCTTCTTGCAGATGATGTTCTTCGTCAAGGTGTCCAAGGAATATCAGATATTATTACA ATACCTGGACTTGTCAATGTTGATTTTGCTGATGTGAAAGCTGTTATGAAAAACTCTGGAACTGCAATGCTTGGTGTTGGTGTTTCTTCCAGCAAAAATCGGGCCCAAGAAGCTGCAGAGCAGGCAACACTTGCTCCTTTAATCGGGTCGTCTATTGAGGCGGCTACTGGTGTTGTGTACAATATCACTGGTGGAAAGGACATAACCTTGCAAGAAGTAAACAAAGTCTCTCAG ATTGTGACAAGCTTGGCCGATCCTTCTGCAAATATAATTTTCGGGGCTGTTGTTGATGACCGGTACACTGGTGAGATTCATGTGACGATCATTGCCACAGGGTTTCCACAATCCTTTCAGAAGTCCCTTTTGGCCGATCCCAAGGGTGCAAGAATAATGGAGGCCAAAGAAAAGGCAGCGAACCTCACCCATAAAgcagtggcagcggcgacggtaCAACCAGCGCCCGCCGCCACTTGGTCTCGGAGGCTCTTTTCCTGA